The genomic region CACGGCAGAACGATATTTGACAATCAAGCGCTCAAGCCCATTATTGCGAGATTGCCCTTACTTGTTCGTTACGGCGAAGGGACACAAAAGCTATGAAAGCCTTGTTTATAGAATTATAAATAATTATTTTAGTAAGGTGTCTGGTAAGGTAAAGAAGAGTCCGCATATACTGCGTCACACTTTTGCCACGCATTTATTGAACCAGGGAGCAAATATGAATGCTGTAAAAGAATTGCTGGGACATTCAAGTCTGGCATCTACGCAAGTTTACACGCATAATAGTATTGCTGAATTGAGTAAGATTCATAAGAGTGCTCATCCCAGGAACAATAATAACTAACCGCTCTTTATTTGTTTAATTAAATTCAACCTGATTATGAAAATGAATCTGCAGTCTGTGAACTTTAATGCTGATCCAAAGCTAATTGACTTCACTCAGAAAAAACTAGATAAACTGGAAAATTATTTTGATAAAATTATCCATGCGGATGTATTTTTTAAAGTTGAAAATACCAGTGGAAAGGATAACAAAATAACTGAAATCTTATTGAGTATTCCAGGGGGTGAGCTCATGGTTAAAAAGACCTGTAATAAATTCGAAGCCTGTGTGGATGAATGTGTTAGTTCATTACAAAGGCAGCTCATCAAGAAAAAAGAAAAAATGAGTACTCATGTTTAGGAGATTTTTTTTCTAATAATGTTTTGATAAAGAAATAATTTATATACATTTGCAGTCCGTTAGAAATAGCGGACTTTTTTATGCGGAATTTTAAGCATAAAAGGCCGATGTAGCTCAGCTGGCTAGAGCAGCTGATTTGTAATCAGCAGGTCGTGGGTTCGAGTCCCTCCATCGGCTCTTGAAATACTGAAAACACCGAAGTTTCTGAAGAACTTTCAAGTTTAAATCATTGTTGATGAATAGCTTGTAAAATATTTGACAGAAATTTTAAAAAATGCTTTGGATGGTGCTGTAAAATTACTTTAATTTGCAGCCGTTAAAAAAACCATTGTAAGCTAAGCTGTTTCAGTAATGGTTCTATGAAATAGTGGTAATTTTTGGGGAGATACTCAAGCGGCCAACGAGGGCAGACTGTAAATCTGCTGACTACGTCTTCGCAGGTTCGAATCCTGCTCTCCCCACAAAGCTTTTTATGAAGATCGCGTAGAAAATTCATTTTCTAAAGCGATTGAATAAAAAGCTTAGTAAGGGGTCACCCTTACGGATCATCAAATTTATTTGATAATCCTTTAAATATATGTAATGCGGGAGTAGCTCAGTTGGTAGAGCGTCAGCCTTCCAAGCTGAATGTCGCCGGTTCGAACCCGGTCTCCCGCTCTAAATTTAATTGAATCAGGATTTATCCGGTCACTATAACCGACTTTTATCGGTTTGCTCTTTAAGGGTTAAAATGACTGAAGTACCTCGAGCCTGATCTTTTCCATAAGCCTGATAGGTTTATGGATATCGCTGTTTAAAACAGTCAATTGTCTGGCCGACGTAGCTCAGGGGTAGAGCGTTTCCTTGGTAAGGAAGAGGTCACGGGTTCAATTCCCGTCGTTGGCTCTAGTTTTGTATAAAATTGAACACTAATATATAACTAAGATTAAATAAGTATTAATTATGGCAAAGGAAACTTACGATCGTTCCAAACCGCACCTAAATATTGGTACAATTGGACACGTAGATCACGGAAAAACTACTTTAACTGCAGCTATTACTAAAGTAATGGCTGATGCTGGATATTCAGAAGCTAGTGCGTTTGATCAAATTGACAACGCTCCTGAAGAAAAAGAAAGAGGTATTACAATTAACTCTTCTCACGTTGAGTACTCAACAGCTAACCGTCACTACGCTCACGTTGACTGTCCTGGTCACGCCGATTACGTAAAGAACATGGTAACTGGTGCTGCTCAAATGGACGGTGCTATTCTTGTTGTGGCTGCGACTGATGGTCCTATGCCTCAAACTCGTGAGCACATCCTTCTTGGACGCCAGGTAGGTATTCCAAGAATCGTTGTATTCTTAAATAAAGTTGAC from Christiangramia sp. OXR-203 harbors:
- the hpf gene encoding ribosome hibernation-promoting factor, HPF/YfiA family; its protein translation is MKMNLQSVNFNADPKLIDFTQKKLDKLENYFDKIIHADVFFKVENTSGKDNKITEILLSIPGGELMVKKTCNKFEACVDECVSSLQRQLIKKKEKMSTHV